In one Candidatus Peribacter riflensis genomic region, the following are encoded:
- a CDS encoding DNA helicase II / ATP-dependent DNA helicase PcrA: MSKKQKAAVRSLSSQAFAERFANLNEGQKRAVETIEGPVMVVAGPGTGKTEVLAMRTANILRRTQMRPTNILCLTFSTSGAKAMRERLRQIIGPDAYGVTVSTLHSFCNDLIQQHPQLFVHFRALEQVSNIERLQIVRRAIKELGQRSELYMPVAEHDRAADVLDRITQMKKEGIHPDDLLKHVEVYAEELKKTPTGRERDLTSKAYKDDLRKVQQFKEFITVYRAYVGELAASHRYDFDDMVLIALEALKEHEWLLESLQVRYQYILVDEFQDLNGAQNRLLDLLTTYAYVEQDPNIFVVGDDDQAIFRFQGANIGNMKSFIDRFPKTSVMTLATNYRSTQPILDAASAVIAANQERLVHVIKGIEKDLVAGKQKGDVKPQFIRYPDTSTEYAGIAGLLRDGKKRGIPWKEMAVICRRNEEVLAVADTLTAAGVPTVVAAKQDLIQHPQVLQAVMLLRAIQEPENSSTLAGALALPCFGCHPAALGKLFIDFRTYKRTTAKVSLHEFLLNQASLPPEIKAAHEFIMRRNQGIPSVTLTALVADVLTESRLLPPTDAKEADPRIIAGLHAFYEYVKNRCYEVRTTSLATLLSDIDQYMSEKKLRLEYDLPHLTQDGVQLMTGHGAKGLEFDVVILSDVRYRNWGNRNSGNSLALPDHLIMGIDKEVEKRAGQEDERRLFFVAMTRARRELTLAFPETYRSGEQMRDAQVSSFVAEAGESVGEITLTQEHVPQPMETLRTPPLQIDKAFRAFLQEVLQEYELSVTALNAFLKNPQEFLWEQLLQKPSEKKPALAFGTAVHAALEERNSAWQRGETYSVDALVEAFQASLKKEILTREEWEHYMLVGADILRRYGEKTSSGIPLVLSTERTLHAVVDDVPLKGKVDRIDLFEPNGRACRILDYKTGQTVKTEDAVRKKEDLFRQLKFYKILCDSDPKFIHEATLFTLDFIGNEDEARREIDLKITEEEVRELKALIRQVWAKITALDFTAL; the protein is encoded by the coding sequence ATGTCAAAGAAGCAGAAGGCAGCTGTTCGTTCCCTTTCCTCTCAGGCGTTTGCGGAGCGCTTTGCCAACCTCAACGAAGGGCAGAAGCGCGCCGTCGAGACGATCGAGGGGCCGGTGATGGTGGTGGCCGGTCCCGGGACGGGAAAAACGGAGGTATTGGCCATGCGCACGGCGAATATCCTGCGCCGCACGCAGATGCGTCCGACGAACATTCTCTGTCTCACGTTCTCTACATCGGGGGCGAAGGCGATGCGGGAACGATTGCGGCAGATCATCGGGCCCGATGCCTACGGAGTCACGGTGAGCACGTTGCACAGCTTCTGCAACGATTTGATTCAACAACACCCGCAACTCTTCGTACATTTTCGTGCGCTGGAGCAGGTGAGCAACATTGAACGGCTGCAGATTGTCCGTAGAGCAATCAAAGAGCTTGGGCAGCGCTCCGAGCTCTACATGCCCGTGGCGGAGCATGATCGGGCCGCCGACGTGCTCGATCGCATCACGCAGATGAAGAAAGAGGGGATTCACCCCGATGATCTGCTGAAACATGTGGAGGTGTACGCCGAGGAGCTGAAGAAAACCCCCACCGGCAGGGAGCGGGATCTGACCAGCAAGGCGTACAAAGATGATCTCAGGAAGGTGCAGCAGTTCAAGGAGTTCATTACAGTCTACAGGGCGTACGTCGGGGAGCTGGCGGCGAGCCACCGGTACGATTTCGATGACATGGTGCTCATCGCACTGGAGGCTCTCAAAGAGCACGAATGGCTGCTCGAATCCCTTCAGGTGCGCTACCAGTACATTCTGGTCGATGAGTTCCAGGATTTGAACGGCGCGCAGAATCGTCTGCTCGATCTTCTCACGACGTATGCGTACGTCGAGCAGGATCCCAATATCTTTGTCGTCGGCGACGACGATCAGGCGATCTTCCGGTTTCAGGGCGCGAATATCGGCAATATGAAGTCTTTCATCGACCGGTTCCCGAAAACGTCGGTGATGACGCTCGCGACGAACTACCGCTCCACCCAACCGATCCTGGATGCCGCTTCCGCTGTGATTGCTGCCAATCAGGAACGTCTGGTCCATGTGATCAAAGGCATCGAGAAAGATCTGGTCGCGGGCAAGCAGAAGGGCGACGTAAAACCGCAGTTCATCCGCTATCCCGATACGAGTACGGAGTATGCGGGCATCGCAGGGCTTCTCCGGGACGGGAAGAAGCGGGGAATCCCGTGGAAGGAGATGGCCGTCATCTGCCGCCGGAACGAAGAAGTGCTGGCGGTTGCCGACACGCTGACTGCCGCCGGCGTTCCCACTGTGGTCGCTGCCAAGCAGGATTTGATCCAGCACCCGCAGGTTCTGCAGGCGGTGATGCTGCTGCGCGCGATTCAGGAACCGGAGAATTCCAGTACGCTCGCTGGTGCGCTCGCCCTCCCGTGCTTCGGGTGTCATCCGGCGGCCCTGGGGAAGTTGTTCATCGATTTCCGCACGTACAAGCGCACGACGGCGAAAGTGAGCCTGCACGAATTCCTGTTGAATCAGGCGTCACTCCCTCCCGAAATCAAAGCCGCTCACGAGTTCATCATGAGGAGGAATCAGGGTATTCCAAGTGTGACACTCACGGCGCTCGTGGCAGATGTCCTCACGGAATCACGACTCCTGCCGCCCACGGATGCCAAAGAAGCCGATCCGCGCATCATCGCGGGCCTGCACGCGTTCTACGAGTACGTGAAGAACCGCTGTTACGAAGTGCGAACGACGTCGCTCGCTACCCTTCTCTCCGATATCGATCAGTACATGAGCGAGAAGAAACTGCGCCTGGAGTATGACCTGCCGCATCTTACGCAGGATGGTGTGCAACTGATGACCGGGCACGGAGCCAAGGGGCTGGAGTTCGATGTGGTGATCCTCTCTGATGTCCGGTACCGCAACTGGGGCAACAGGAACAGCGGCAATTCCCTCGCGCTCCCCGATCACCTGATCATGGGAATCGATAAAGAAGTGGAGAAGAGGGCGGGGCAGGAAGACGAGCGCAGGCTCTTCTTCGTGGCGATGACCAGAGCGAGACGGGAGCTTACTCTGGCCTTTCCAGAAACGTACCGCAGTGGCGAACAGATGCGCGATGCGCAGGTGAGCAGTTTCGTGGCGGAGGCAGGAGAGAGCGTGGGTGAGATCACGCTGACCCAGGAGCATGTTCCGCAGCCGATGGAGACCCTGCGCACCCCGCCGCTCCAGATCGACAAAGCTTTCCGCGCGTTCCTGCAGGAAGTGCTGCAGGAGTACGAGCTCTCGGTAACCGCACTCAATGCGTTTCTGAAAAACCCGCAGGAATTTCTGTGGGAGCAGCTGCTGCAGAAACCGAGCGAAAAGAAACCCGCCCTGGCCTTTGGTACCGCGGTCCATGCCGCCCTCGAAGAAAGGAATTCCGCATGGCAGCGCGGAGAAACATACTCTGTCGACGCGCTGGTGGAGGCCTTTCAGGCCTCTCTCAAAAAAGAAATCCTCACCCGTGAGGAATGGGAACACTACATGCTGGTCGGCGCAGATATTCTGCGGAGGTATGGAGAAAAAACCTCTTCGGGCATTCCACTCGTTCTCTCGACGGAACGGACGCTCCATGCAGTGGTGGATGACGTTCCGCTCAAGGGCAAGGTGGACCGCATCGATCTCTTTGAGCCGAACGGCAGGGCGTGCCGGATACTGGACTACAAAACGGGCCAGACGGTGAAAACGGAGGACGCAGTACGCAAGAAGGAAGATCTGTTCAGACAGCTGAAGTTCTACAAAATTCTCTGTGACAGCGATCCCAAGTTCATTCACGAAGCCACACTCTTCACGCTCGATTTCATTGGCAACGAGGATGAGGCGAGGAGGGAGATTGATCTCAAAATTACAGAAGAGGAAGTGAGAGAGCTGAAAGCGCTGATCAGGCAGGTGTGGGCCAAGATCACGGCGCTGGATTTCACTGCGCTGTAG
- a CDS encoding lysine exporter protein LysE/YggA, with protein MSHFSQFLAVAVIHFLALISPGPDFAMISRSSLVYSRRSGIYSALGLALGILVHVTYSLVGIGLIISQSILLFSIIKYFGAGYLIYIGIKSLRARRVHQTAKDPEAVDRHLPALAALRVGFLTNVLNPKVTLFFLGLFTQVIRPDTPLWLQVLYGLWMSLVTFLWFAFVASVLSHSIIRRRFVAVQHIVERVCGGLLIALGVRVAVDQSR; from the coding sequence ATGTCACATTTCTCTCAATTCCTCGCCGTTGCGGTCATTCACTTTCTTGCTCTGATCAGTCCGGGGCCGGATTTCGCCATGATCAGCCGCTCAAGCCTGGTCTATTCGCGCCGGTCCGGCATCTACTCCGCCCTGGGGCTGGCACTGGGGATACTCGTGCACGTTACGTACTCGCTTGTGGGCATCGGGCTCATCATTTCGCAGTCGATCCTCCTCTTCTCGATCATCAAGTACTTCGGCGCAGGCTACCTGATCTACATCGGGATCAAGTCTCTGCGCGCCCGGCGCGTGCATCAGACGGCGAAAGATCCTGAAGCAGTGGATCGCCACCTTCCTGCTCTGGCCGCACTGCGCGTCGGATTCCTCACCAATGTCCTTAATCCCAAAGTCACACTGTTCTTCCTGGGGCTCTTCACGCAGGTGATAAGGCCGGATACGCCGCTCTGGCTCCAGGTGCTCTACGGGCTCTGGATGTCGCTTGTCACATTCCTCTGGTTTGCGTTCGTGGCATCCGTACTCTCCCATTCCATCATCCGCAGGAGATTCGTTGCCGTACAGCACATCGTGGAGAGGGTGTGCGGGGGGCTCCTGATTGCCCTTGGCGTGCGTGTTGCAGTGGATCAGTCACGGTAA
- a CDS encoding solute carrier family 35, member E3 — MRVLVFGGRGFLGQYFLRIFPDALAPSVDITDATAVAHALDEAQPDVVINAVGRTGSPNVDWCEEHKLETMHANVLGPLVLMEECSKRGIYWVHLSSGCIYEGTKGMKGTKGEKRTKGEQEEGWTEEDEPNFTGSFYARSKALCERAIREFPGMLILRLRMPFDGSSHPKNLITKLAKYARVNDEENSITCLTDFLVATKVLIDRRATGIYNMVNEGVISPYRIMELYREVVDPHHSFERLPLPSQAGVTKVGRSNCVLSTTKLEGEGIRLRPVEEAVRESLFQMKNAASHSEKSDIVNTSFVQ, encoded by the coding sequence ATGCGTGTTCTCGTCTTCGGCGGAAGGGGGTTTCTCGGCCAGTATTTTCTGAGAATCTTCCCCGATGCCCTTGCACCTTCCGTCGACATCACCGATGCGACGGCGGTGGCGCACGCCCTTGATGAAGCGCAGCCCGATGTCGTCATCAACGCTGTCGGCAGAACGGGGTCGCCCAATGTGGACTGGTGCGAAGAACATAAGCTGGAGACCATGCACGCCAATGTCCTGGGCCCTCTGGTGCTCATGGAGGAGTGCAGTAAGCGCGGCATCTATTGGGTGCATTTGAGCTCCGGATGCATATACGAAGGAACAAAAGGAATGAAAGGAACAAAAGGAGAAAAACGAACGAAAGGAGAGCAGGAAGAGGGATGGACGGAGGAAGACGAGCCGAACTTCACCGGGAGTTTCTATGCACGCAGCAAAGCGCTGTGCGAACGGGCTATTCGGGAATTCCCTGGCATGCTCATTCTGCGCTTGCGAATGCCGTTTGATGGCTCTTCGCACCCCAAAAACCTCATCACGAAGCTTGCGAAGTACGCACGCGTGAATGATGAAGAGAATTCCATCACCTGCCTTACAGATTTTCTCGTAGCGACCAAAGTGCTGATCGATCGGCGCGCCACGGGGATCTACAACATGGTGAACGAGGGCGTTATCTCGCCCTACCGCATCATGGAACTCTATCGTGAGGTTGTTGACCCGCATCATTCTTTCGAACGCCTGCCCCTTCCTTCGCAGGCGGGTGTCACCAAAGTTGGCCGCAGCAACTGTGTGCTCTCAACCACGAAGCTGGAGGGGGAGGGGATACGCCTGCGCCCCGTGGAGGAGGCGGTGAGGGAGTCTCTTTTTCAGATGAAGAATGCAGCTTCACACAGCGAAAAAAGTGATATTGTGAATACATCTTTTGTTCAATAA
- a CDS encoding sigma-70 family RNA polymerase sigma factor, which yields MASHPRKFIPQPTEEDLAKFPPSVKHLIKKGREQRYVTHQEIMAVVPNAEENVDLLDEIYTLLTDLGIQVIDVKDVLIWEKKGTTKTALPVPEPTEDLTEIAASDIDEDEEGENDSESDEKVEKLEEEDAMQVVATAGIEIDDKDISEDEKKKRRREREVDLLEISNDSVRMYLSEIGRVPLIDARKEIELARRIRKGDASAKQQLAEANLRLVVSIAKKYIGRGLSFLDLIQEGNIGLFRAVEKFDPDRGFKFSTYATWWIRQAITRAIADQARTIRIPVHMVETINKLTHTQRRLVQELGREPTVEELAVEMEMDIKKVRHIQKISQDIISLESPVGSEEDSKLGDFIEDEDAVNPFDATNRQLRKENVHAMLEFLTPRERKIIEMRFGLRDGIGHTLEEVGKEFGVTRERIRQIEAKVLQKMRDHPRSMTIREQGGSPKRVGFSPVQTFLTGKLCPECRKGTLIDVIREGKNLKKCDHCAYELKSW from the coding sequence ATGGCGTCCCATCCGCGGAAATTTATCCCTCAACCCACTGAGGAGGATCTTGCCAAGTTTCCTCCTTCAGTGAAGCACCTGATCAAAAAGGGGCGTGAGCAACGCTACGTCACGCATCAGGAAATCATGGCTGTGGTGCCGAACGCGGAGGAGAACGTGGATCTACTGGATGAGATTTATACCCTTCTCACGGATTTGGGTATTCAGGTGATCGATGTGAAGGATGTGCTGATCTGGGAGAAGAAGGGAACGACCAAGACGGCGCTGCCCGTTCCCGAGCCCACGGAGGACCTGACCGAAATCGCCGCGTCCGACATCGATGAGGATGAGGAGGGCGAAAACGATTCAGAGTCGGACGAGAAGGTGGAGAAGCTCGAAGAGGAGGATGCGATGCAGGTGGTCGCCACCGCCGGCATCGAGATCGATGACAAAGATATTTCGGAAGACGAGAAGAAGAAGCGCCGCCGCGAGCGCGAGGTGGATCTGCTCGAGATCAGCAACGACTCGGTGCGCATGTACCTCTCCGAGATCGGCCGCGTGCCGCTCATCGATGCCCGCAAAGAGATCGAGCTCGCGCGCCGCATCCGCAAGGGCGATGCCAGCGCCAAGCAGCAGCTGGCCGAGGCGAACCTCCGTCTTGTTGTCTCCATTGCCAAGAAGTACATCGGGCGCGGCCTCTCGTTCCTCGACCTGATTCAGGAGGGCAATATCGGCCTCTTCCGCGCCGTTGAGAAATTCGATCCGGACCGCGGATTCAAATTCAGTACGTATGCCACGTGGTGGATCCGCCAGGCGATCACCCGCGCCATCGCCGATCAGGCGCGCACCATCCGCATTCCGGTGCACATGGTCGAGACGATCAACAAACTCACCCATACGCAGCGCCGCCTGGTCCAGGAACTCGGCCGCGAGCCGACCGTGGAGGAACTGGCCGTGGAGATGGAGATGGATATCAAGAAAGTCCGGCACATCCAGAAGATCAGCCAGGACATCATCTCGCTCGAGTCGCCGGTGGGGTCGGAAGAAGACAGCAAGCTGGGGGATTTCATCGAGGATGAAGACGCCGTGAATCCGTTCGACGCCACGAACCGGCAGCTCCGCAAAGAGAACGTGCACGCGATGCTCGAGTTCCTCACCCCGCGCGAACGGAAGATTATCGAGATGCGCTTCGGTCTCAGGGACGGCATCGGGCACACGCTTGAAGAGGTGGGTAAGGAGTTCGGGGTCACGCGCGAGCGCATCCGCCAGATCGAGGCCAAGGTGCTGCAGAAGATGCGCGATCACCCGCGCTCCATGACGATTCGCGAGCAGGGGGGTTCCCCCAAACGCGTGGGCTTCTCGCCCGTGCAGACCTTCCTCACCGGCAAGCTCTGCCCCGAATGCCGCAAGGGCACCTTGATCGACGTCATCCGCGAGGGGAAGAACCTCAAGAAGTGCGACCACTGCGCATACGAGCTGAAGAGTTGGTAA
- a CDS encoding deoxyribonucleotide triphosphate pyrophosphatase yields the protein MNGPDSALSVRLTPPLSNENSGMQKPPPKPVFLYSRGMRLLLGTNNPGKIIEISSVLEGLPLEVLTPGHIDLTEVPPETGETFEANALQKARFYFERTQVPTVADDSGIIVEALKDELGIHTRRWGAGPEATDEQWIAHFLERMKEEENKRAAFVCVLAYVDPLGATYTFEGRCEGIITPTLEADYLPGLPISACFRPEGFSRVFSALSIEQKNSTSHRGRAALALRRHLSAL from the coding sequence ATGAACGGCCCTGACTCTGCGCTCAGCGTACGCCTCACCCCCCCTCTGTCGAACGAAAACTCCGGCATGCAAAAACCGCCACCAAAGCCTGTTTTCCTCTACAGTAGGGGCATGCGGCTCCTGCTTGGAACCAACAATCCCGGCAAGATCATCGAAATTTCCTCCGTGCTTGAGGGGCTTCCGCTGGAAGTGCTCACCCCCGGACACATCGACCTCACCGAGGTCCCGCCCGAGACCGGAGAGACTTTTGAAGCCAATGCGCTTCAGAAAGCACGCTTCTACTTCGAACGGACACAGGTGCCCACCGTCGCCGATGACTCCGGGATCATCGTAGAGGCACTCAAAGATGAGCTGGGCATCCACACGCGCCGCTGGGGCGCGGGGCCGGAGGCGACGGATGAGCAGTGGATCGCGCATTTTCTGGAACGCATGAAAGAGGAAGAGAACAAGCGCGCCGCCTTCGTCTGCGTGCTGGCGTACGTGGATCCCCTCGGAGCCACCTACACCTTTGAAGGACGCTGCGAAGGGATCATTACTCCGACACTGGAAGCAGACTATCTGCCGGGACTTCCGATCTCGGCGTGCTTCAGGCCCGAAGGCTTCTCTCGTGTATTCTCAGCCCTTTCTATTGAACAAAAAAATAGTACGAGCCACCGGGGCCGTGCTGCGCTTGCACTCCGGCGTCACCTCTCCGCTCTCTGA
- a CDS encoding DNA segregation ATPase FtsK/SpoIIIE, S-DNA-T family, whose product MEAVCGRIRTVPRHRRTLKRPKKRSSPGIELSPATRRQVSGVVQFALGVLILLSLREQAGSAGGAVRTVLTFFFGKWSIIFPSVLIISALLHFFTGEEHFKAKRSAGLVLCLASFLGLMHIGAPIQEIATRKEELGGAIGFLASVPFLLFFSRPVGYTVLGALFFIGIVISFEPNLGAIVQMIRDLTTRREAVRPRPLRAARNEEIKKAKVAEEETDEDLVEQDSDGPELNIVRPAFAQKENKKALAKKIAAEKSERNVKAKIKDILQMKDTRFEEWTFPGLDLLEDAHSELTIDDEELKLQARKIEEKLEEFEIEVTMRDAHPGPTVTQFTLLPAEGVKLSKIENLKDDLALALAAPSLRIQAPIPGKSLVGLEMPNSKRTTVHLREILESPEFTQSTSQLSLPLGRDVGGAAVVTALNDMPHLLIAGATGSGKSVCMNTFLTSLLYQNAPNELKFILIDPKRVELTPYDGIPHLLTPVISESEKALQALRWAVAEMGRRLHRFSDAGARNLDEYNEKQTDEENLLPRIIIVVDELADLMMRQYRRDTETMIARIAQMARAVGMHLIIATQRPSVDVITGLIKANIPTRIAFRTVSAVDSRTILDGIGAEDLLGKGDMLYMTASTPDPVRIQGIFVATKEVERVINAVKIAGGGRITEQIAMAEDEEGEEGEQSLSQPYAQIDLDADDNGGDDLFFEAVKVVQETGKASASLLQRRMSVGYARAAKLLDIMEQKGLIGPVEGAKARKVYIEKMATP is encoded by the coding sequence ATGGAGGCGGTGTGCGGTAGAATACGAACCGTGCCCCGGCATCGTCGTACACTCAAGCGGCCCAAGAAGCGCTCGTCACCCGGCATTGAGCTCAGTCCCGCCACGCGGCGGCAGGTGAGCGGCGTCGTGCAGTTCGCGCTCGGCGTGCTCATCCTGCTCTCGCTCAGGGAACAGGCAGGTTCGGCCGGCGGCGCCGTGCGCACGGTGCTCACGTTCTTCTTCGGAAAGTGGAGCATCATCTTCCCATCAGTTCTGATCATCTCTGCCCTGCTGCACTTCTTCACGGGCGAGGAACACTTCAAGGCGAAACGATCAGCGGGACTGGTGCTCTGTCTCGCCAGTTTTCTCGGGCTCATGCACATCGGCGCCCCGATTCAGGAGATCGCCACCAGAAAGGAGGAACTGGGCGGGGCAATCGGCTTTCTCGCCAGCGTTCCTTTTCTGCTCTTCTTCTCGCGTCCCGTGGGGTACACCGTCTTAGGCGCGCTCTTCTTCATCGGCATTGTAATCTCCTTCGAGCCCAATCTGGGTGCGATCGTACAAATGATCCGCGATCTGACAACCCGGCGTGAAGCTGTACGGCCCCGCCCCCTGCGTGCCGCACGCAACGAAGAAATAAAAAAGGCGAAGGTTGCAGAGGAGGAAACGGACGAAGACCTGGTGGAACAGGACAGCGATGGGCCGGAACTCAACATTGTGCGCCCCGCCTTCGCACAGAAGGAAAATAAGAAGGCATTGGCCAAGAAGATCGCCGCCGAGAAGAGCGAGAGGAACGTGAAGGCGAAAATCAAAGACATCCTGCAGATGAAAGACACGCGCTTCGAGGAGTGGACGTTCCCGGGTCTGGATCTGCTCGAAGACGCACACAGCGAGCTCACCATCGACGATGAGGAGCTCAAACTGCAGGCCAGGAAGATCGAGGAGAAACTGGAGGAATTCGAGATCGAGGTAACCATGCGCGATGCCCACCCCGGTCCCACGGTGACACAGTTCACGCTCCTGCCCGCCGAGGGAGTGAAACTGAGCAAGATCGAGAACCTCAAAGATGACCTGGCCCTCGCACTCGCCGCACCGAGTCTGCGTATTCAGGCCCCCATCCCGGGTAAATCATTGGTGGGCCTCGAGATGCCAAACAGCAAGCGGACCACCGTGCACCTGCGAGAAATCCTCGAGAGCCCGGAATTCACGCAAAGCACCTCGCAGCTCTCGCTCCCGCTCGGACGGGATGTCGGCGGCGCTGCGGTGGTGACCGCTCTCAACGACATGCCGCACCTGCTCATCGCCGGCGCCACCGGCTCGGGCAAATCCGTGTGCATGAATACGTTCCTCACCTCGCTGCTCTACCAGAACGCGCCCAATGAACTCAAATTCATTCTCATCGATCCCAAGCGCGTGGAGCTGACCCCCTACGACGGCATTCCGCACCTGCTCACCCCCGTGATCTCCGAATCCGAAAAGGCCCTGCAGGCCCTGCGCTGGGCGGTGGCAGAAATGGGCCGACGGCTGCACCGCTTCTCCGATGCCGGCGCGCGGAATCTGGATGAGTACAACGAGAAGCAGACGGATGAAGAGAACCTTCTCCCACGCATCATCATCGTGGTAGACGAGCTCGCCGACCTCATGATGCGCCAGTACCGGCGCGACACCGAGACGATGATCGCCCGCATCGCCCAGATGGCACGCGCCGTGGGGATGCACCTCATCATCGCCACCCAGCGCCCGAGCGTGGACGTGATCACCGGCCTCATCAAAGCCAATATCCCCACGCGCATCGCCTTCCGCACGGTGAGCGCGGTCGACTCCCGCACGATCTTGGACGGCATCGGCGCCGAAGATCTGCTGGGCAAGGGCGATATGCTCTACATGACTGCCTCCACGCCCGATCCCGTGCGCATTCAGGGTATCTTCGTGGCGACCAAAGAAGTGGAACGCGTGATCAACGCGGTGAAGATCGCCGGCGGCGGCCGCATCACCGAACAGATCGCCATGGCGGAAGATGAGGAGGGCGAGGAGGGCGAACAGAGTCTGTCGCAACCCTACGCACAGATCGATCTCGATGCCGATGACAACGGCGGCGACGACCTCTTCTTCGAGGCGGTGAAAGTGGTGCAGGAGACCGGCAAGGCCTCGGCGAGCCTGCTCCAGCGTCGGATGTCGGTCGGTTACGCCCGCGCGGCCAAGCTCCTCGACATCATGGAGCAGAAAGGGCTCATTGGACCTGTCGAGGGCGCGAAAGCGCGGAAGGTCTACATCGAGAAGATGGCCACGCCGTAA
- a CDS encoding dCMP deaminase, with protein MNPMSQIIGLTGTMGSGKGELVKLLQQRGYTYTSLSDAVRAEATRRGLEHTREHLQNTGNQLREEGGAGILGKKIRETIEAEIARRSASEDGGGLAHRSPANAGRRWVIDGIRNPGEWEELKKLPGFHMLGVTASPETIVERVQKRNREGSPLSREEVLAKLKRERGIGEPPEGQQVQRCLDHADYLIVNEGTLQDLETKLKHFERLETGEDRPTFHEVFMEIAYTWAKRATCLRRRVGAVIAKDQQQLTAGYNGAPRGVPHCAEMGGCLREKLGIPSGQRHEICRGTHAEQNAITQAAKFGITIEGGTLYCNTFPCVICTKMILNAGIQTVVYDSDYDDPLSKEILGQQNLLKLVRYEGRKFRA; from the coding sequence ATGAACCCCATGTCACAGATCATCGGACTCACCGGCACCATGGGCAGCGGCAAAGGGGAGCTCGTGAAGCTGCTGCAGCAGCGCGGCTACACGTATACCTCCCTCTCGGACGCCGTGCGCGCAGAGGCAACCAGGCGGGGACTTGAACACACACGCGAACACCTGCAGAACACCGGAAATCAGCTCCGCGAGGAAGGTGGCGCCGGCATTCTGGGCAAAAAAATCCGCGAGACCATCGAAGCAGAAATTGCGCGACGGTCCGCCAGCGAAGATGGAGGTGGGCTTGCCCACCGAAGCCCTGCAAATGCGGGGCGAAGGTGGGTGATCGACGGCATCCGGAATCCCGGCGAATGGGAGGAGCTGAAGAAGCTCCCCGGATTCCACATGCTCGGAGTCACGGCGTCGCCCGAAACCATCGTGGAACGTGTGCAGAAGCGCAACCGCGAGGGCTCTCCCCTCTCACGCGAAGAAGTGCTGGCAAAACTCAAGCGGGAACGCGGCATCGGCGAACCGCCCGAGGGCCAGCAGGTGCAGCGCTGCTTAGACCACGCCGACTACCTCATTGTGAACGAAGGGACACTGCAGGATCTGGAAACGAAGCTGAAGCATTTCGAGCGGCTTGAGACCGGCGAGGACCGCCCCACCTTCCATGAAGTCTTCATGGAGATCGCCTACACCTGGGCCAAGCGCGCCACGTGCCTGCGGCGCAGAGTCGGCGCTGTGATCGCCAAAGATCAGCAACAGCTCACCGCAGGGTACAACGGCGCCCCGCGCGGCGTTCCCCACTGCGCCGAGATGGGCGGGTGCCTCAGAGAGAAGCTGGGCATTCCCTCAGGGCAACGGCACGAGATCTGCCGCGGAACGCACGCCGAACAGAACGCCATTACGCAGGCCGCGAAATTCGGCATCACCATCGAAGGAGGAACCCTCTACTGCAATACCTTCCCCTGCGTCATCTGCACCAAGATGATCCTGAATGCCGGCATCCAGACGGTGGTCTACGACTCTGACTACGACGATCCCCTGAGCAAAGAAATCCTCGGCCAGCAGAACCTCCTCAAGCTTGTGCGCTATGAGGGGAGAAAGTTTCGGGCGTGA